A part of Bufo bufo chromosome 7, aBufBuf1.1, whole genome shotgun sequence genomic DNA contains:
- the PRR35 gene encoding proline-rich protein 35, with protein sequence MSKDEEAGCKLNSTFKHKERKPKKPHYIPRPWGKPYNYKCFQCPFTCMEKSHLYNHMKYSLCKNSLSLLIESDWPYKKNGFLVPEMNLHETHSEGNADKQEACDSTGVSTKARPAGEKMPSEIQRFLEEDDERPEAEEEEVVGQSLKEKSKNTPSSHTTVSKNETGLKGKRETVSKDGEPEFIITDVFSLEGHCEKEREEQRFVKATRKTSSNLGGSRVDQWKLLNSTLKKAGADTPVACNGTNIIPCYPPPTYSDYQEHQGLSLLGLNYPLNTNLFSYLNPTMTSGTAQLPFLASTAQLMHTPHSTHYQALQNTERTSFLPRFYYPLLFEHAFNTDPKPTTGKPTNQGQPNTFIGTPKPKTLGEPLKTSPLKSEEGKTNISWVPGDKLQNQTLAHNKPEGEGKWVPQTVRDIIQHQKEILGAYGVQASRKNEFSTQNGNGDVSFWEKTSPSRCVKRKSWLDRDGPNVVSEQTSSSMEGEQNSHNSSRSPITSPDLWSEKSPILDVTTCKRRRQSEPCSEKSEPMVVNASLLIGDLSRTLEEYGKVEKKLANLSSEDSGRQKTLGEQLGKIRLELLHIHQALEKASCSTDGPLDLSIKRTEDMDKVDPEKIPLREDPQTSPALECPPKQVVKVELLPPELATCYARPTKCEADSSVLLCPDGRMGSTGLAQTHIALQEEGGGVGFGRNRLQMENI encoded by the exons ATGTCGAAAGACGAAGAAGCTGGATGTAAATTGAACTCTACATTTAAACATAAAGAACGGAAGCCCAAAAAACCTCATTATATCCCGAGACCGTGGGGGAAGCCATATAACTACAAATGTTTTCAGTGCCCCTTCACTTGTATGGAAAAATCACACTTGTACAATCACATGAAATACAGCCTGTGCAAGAACTCCCTGTCACTTCTTATTGAGTCTGATTGGCCCTACAAAAAGAACGGTTTTCTTGTCCCAGAAATGAACCTACATGAAACACATTCAGAAGGAAATGCAGACAAACAAGAGGCTTGTGACTCCACTGGAGTATCAACCAAGGCTAGACCGGCTGGTGAGAAGATGCCTTCTGAAATTCAGAGATTCCTAGAAGAGGATGATGAAAGACCAGAAGCAGAAGAAGAGGAAGTAGTGGGCCAGAGTCTGAAAGAGAAAAGCAAGAACACTCCATCTTCACATACCACCGTGAGCAAAAATGAGACTGGATTAAAAGGCAAAAGAGAGACAGTGAGCAAAGATGGAGAACCAGAGTTTATCATCACTGATGTGTTCTCCTTAGAGGGACACTGTGAGAAGGAGCGAGAGGAACAGAGATTTGTCAAGGCAACTCGGAAAACCTCAAGCAATCTTGGAGGATCTCGGGTGGATCAGTGGAAGTTATTGAACAGTACACTTAAGAAAGCTGGAGCAGACACGCCAGTTGCGTGCAATGGAACCAACATCATTCCTTGTTACCCACCACCAACCTATTCAGACTACCAAGAACATCAGGGTCTTTCACTTTTGGGCCTTAATTATCCACTAAACACCAACCTGTTCTCATATCTGAATCCCACCATGACAAGTGGTACAGCCCAGCTTCCTTTTCTAGCTTCCACAGCTCAGCTTATGCATACTCCACATTCCACTCACTACCAGGCTTTACAAAACACAGAAAGAACATCATTCCTACCTCGGTTCTACTATCCCTTATTGTTTGAACATGCATTTAACACTGATCCCAAACCAACCACAGGCAAACCAACGAACCAAGGTCAACCAAACACATTTATTGGTACTCCAAAACCAAAGACACTTGGAGAGCCTCTAAAGACCAGCCCACTCAAGTCAGAAGAAGGCAAAACCAATATTTCTTGGGTACCTGGAGACAAGTTGCAAAATCAAACATTAGCTCATAATAAACCAGAAGGAGAAGGAAAATGGGTTCCTCAGACAGTAAGAGACATCATTCAACATCAGAAGGAAATTCTAGGAGCTTATGGGGTTCAAGCCTCCAGAAAGAATGAGTTCTCTACACAAAATGGTAATGGTGATGTGTCTTTCTGGGAAAAAACAAGTCCTTCAAGATGTGTGAAGAGGAAGTCTTGGTTGGACAGAGATGGACCCAATGTAGTGAGTGAACAGACGTCATCTTCAATGGAAGGCGAACAAAATTCCCATAACAG ctCACGTTCTCCCATAACATCTCCTGATCTTTGGAGTGAGAAGAGTCCCATTTTAGATGTGACTACCTGCAAGAGAAGAAGACAATCTGAGCCTTGCAGTGAAAAGTCAGAGCCGATGGTTGTCAATGCATCTCTGCTCATTGGGGACCTCTCAAGAACCCTGGAGGAATATGGAAAAGTGGAGAAGAAGTTGGCAAACCTATCATCTGAAGACAGTGGTCGACAGAAGACTCTGGGAGAACAGCTTGGTAAGATACGACTGGAGCTCCTTCATATCCACCAGGCTTTAGAGAAAGCTTCATGCTCAACTGATGGACCATTAGACTTGTCTATAAAAAGGACAGAAGATATGGATAAAGTAGATCCAGAAAAGATTCCACTGAGAGAAGATCCACAAACATCTCCAGCCCTTGAATGCCCACCCAAACAGGTGGTGAAAGTAGAACTGTTGCCACCAGAGTTGGCGACTTGTTATGCCCGTCCCACCAAGTGTGAAGCAGACTCGAGCGTGCTACTCTGCCCAGATGGAAGAATGGGGAGCACTGGGCTTGCCCAGACACACATAGCTCTTcaagaggaggggggaggtgTTGGATTCGGAAGAAACCGGCTGCAAATGGAGAACATTTGA